Proteins co-encoded in one Arthrobacter alpinus genomic window:
- a CDS encoding beta-glucoside-specific PTS transporter subunit IIABC, which yields MASVNYRTLAADILEGVGGEKNIATATHCATRLRLTLRDDAQANTAAVEKLPGVITVMKAGGQYQVVIGNEVPTVFAEMGKISRFGGDDSPAEESPAKGNVFNRFIQMVSAIFQPILWPMAAAGLFKAFLSMAGTFGWMSAENSTYVILNAAADALFYFLPLFLAITAARRFKANQFTAMAIAGALVYPSIVALNGTQSDFVGIPFAVMNYTSSVIPVIVAVWLLGYLERFLLKALPSAIRNFMTPLLAMAIMVPLTLLTVGPATIFLANGLSSGITAMFTSVPWLAGAVMGGFWQVFVVFGMHWGLVPVMINEIATTGYSVMMAPLVPAVLAQSAAMLAIAIRSHSAKRREVAAPAAFSGFLAGVTEPGIYGVNLPLKKPFYFGIIGGAIGGAIAAIGGSAASAFVFPSLIGLPAFTSFGSFATLLVGTAIAIAIGFLLTFFFGPRETPDTVDAGSRDAAVDGVTAGATSETDVAAEKVTGNVVVLAPVTGTAVALSEVPDKVFASGAMGTGLAFIPEQDTVHSPVSGTVQVAMKTGHAYGLKTDSGVEVLVHIGIDTVQMQGEGFTAAVTRGQRVEAGDLLATIDRAKIKEAGFNDMTIMVVTNTKKLTAVVPVGEGHMDHGVPALDIEL from the coding sequence ATGGCTTCCGTGAATTACCGGACCTTGGCCGCAGACATCTTGGAGGGTGTCGGCGGGGAAAAGAACATCGCAACGGCAACGCACTGCGCCACGAGGTTGCGCCTGACACTGCGCGACGACGCACAGGCCAACACGGCCGCAGTCGAAAAGCTCCCCGGCGTCATCACGGTGATGAAGGCTGGCGGCCAGTATCAGGTGGTCATCGGCAATGAAGTCCCCACGGTCTTCGCGGAAATGGGCAAGATCAGCCGTTTCGGCGGGGATGACAGCCCTGCTGAGGAATCCCCCGCCAAGGGTAACGTCTTCAACCGCTTCATTCAGATGGTTTCAGCCATTTTCCAGCCCATCCTGTGGCCCATGGCGGCCGCCGGTTTGTTCAAGGCCTTCCTGAGCATGGCGGGCACCTTCGGCTGGATGTCCGCCGAGAACTCCACCTATGTGATCCTGAACGCGGCCGCCGACGCCTTGTTCTACTTCCTCCCCCTGTTCCTAGCCATCACGGCCGCCAGGCGCTTCAAGGCCAACCAGTTCACGGCCATGGCGATCGCCGGCGCTCTGGTTTACCCCTCCATCGTGGCGCTGAACGGCACCCAGTCGGACTTCGTCGGGATCCCGTTTGCTGTCATGAACTACACCAGCTCCGTCATCCCGGTCATTGTCGCCGTCTGGCTCCTGGGCTATCTGGAACGATTCCTGCTCAAGGCCCTGCCCTCGGCCATCCGCAACTTCATGACGCCGCTGCTGGCCATGGCCATCATGGTCCCGCTGACCCTGCTGACAGTTGGCCCGGCCACGATCTTCTTGGCCAACGGTCTCTCCTCCGGCATCACCGCCATGTTCACGTCCGTACCGTGGCTGGCCGGGGCCGTCATGGGCGGCTTCTGGCAAGTTTTTGTGGTCTTCGGCATGCACTGGGGCCTGGTCCCAGTGATGATCAACGAGATCGCTACCACCGGGTACTCCGTCATGATGGCTCCTCTGGTTCCTGCCGTTCTGGCCCAGTCCGCCGCCATGCTGGCCATTGCCATCCGTTCACACAGCGCCAAGCGCCGTGAAGTTGCCGCCCCCGCCGCGTTCTCCGGCTTCCTGGCCGGCGTCACCGAACCCGGCATCTACGGCGTGAACCTGCCTCTGAAGAAGCCGTTCTACTTCGGCATCATCGGCGGCGCAATTGGTGGCGCCATCGCAGCCATCGGCGGCAGCGCAGCGAGTGCCTTCGTGTTCCCGTCCCTCATCGGTCTGCCCGCCTTCACCAGCTTCGGCAGCTTCGCAACCCTCCTGGTGGGTACTGCCATCGCCATCGCCATCGGCTTCCTGCTCACCTTCTTCTTCGGCCCTCGCGAGACCCCTGACACGGTCGACGCCGGATCTCGCGACGCCGCTGTTGACGGCGTCACCGCCGGAGCTACTTCCGAGACGGACGTGGCAGCTGAGAAAGTCACCGGCAACGTGGTAGTCCTCGCACCGGTGACGGGAACCGCCGTCGCACTTTCAGAGGTGCCAGATAAGGTCTTCGCATCCGGGGCCATGGGAACCGGGCTGGCCTTCATCCCCGAGCAGGACACGGTCCACTCCCCCGTTTCGGGTACCGTTCAGGTCGCTATGAAGACAGGGCACGCTTACGGGCTGAAGACTGACAGCGGCGTTGAGGTTCTGGTGCACATCGGCATCGACACCGTGCAGATGCAGGGCGAGGGCTTCACGGCCGCCGTGACTCGCGGCCAGCGCGTGGAAGCCGGCGATCTGCTGGCCACGATTGACCGCGCCAAGATCAAGGAGGCCGGATTCAACGACATGACCATCATGGTGGTCACCAACACCAAGAAGCTGACCGCCGTGGTGCCTGTTGGCGAAGGGCACATGGATCATGGCGTCCCGGCCCTGGACATCGAACTCTAA
- a CDS encoding glycoside hydrolase family 1 protein encodes MNTAITKPATGAFPEGFLWGGATAANQVEGAFNTGGKGLSIQDVMPQGITTPPTEGPTPDNLKQVAIDFYNRYAEDIALFAEMGFKTYRFSIAWSRIFPNGDDEQPNEEGLAFYDRVLDELEKHGIEPLVTISHYETPLNLARTYGGWTNRAMIGFYERYSRVLFERFGSRVKYWLTFNEINSVLHEPFLSGGIPTPKAELSETDLYQAIHHELVASARVTKLAREIAPGAQLGCMILAMPVYPLTPSPDDVVKAMDTAHGSYAFGDIHVRGAYPGYLLRYFRDNGIALDITEQDREDLKNTVDFVSFSYYMSVCETADPAALKGPGNIMGGVPNPTLEASEWGWQIDPQGLRVVMNDYWERWQKPLFVVENGIGAKDVLVEVDGVKTVEDDYRIDYMNDHLVQVREAIADGAEVMGYTSWGCIDVVSASTAQLSKRYGFVYVDRNDDGSGTLNRYPKKSFEWYKNVISSNGATLS; translated from the coding sequence ATGAACACTGCAATCACCAAGCCCGCCACCGGAGCATTCCCTGAGGGATTCCTATGGGGCGGCGCAACGGCAGCCAACCAAGTCGAGGGCGCTTTCAACACCGGCGGCAAGGGCCTGTCCATTCAGGACGTCATGCCGCAGGGCATCACCACACCTCCCACCGAAGGTCCCACGCCGGATAACCTCAAGCAGGTGGCGATTGACTTCTACAACCGCTACGCCGAGGACATTGCCCTGTTCGCCGAAATGGGCTTCAAGACCTACCGCTTCTCCATCGCCTGGAGCCGCATCTTCCCCAACGGTGATGACGAGCAGCCCAACGAAGAAGGCTTGGCGTTCTACGATCGGGTGCTGGACGAACTGGAAAAGCACGGGATCGAACCGCTCGTGACCATCAGCCACTACGAAACACCGTTGAACCTGGCCCGCACGTACGGCGGCTGGACCAACCGTGCCATGATCGGTTTCTACGAACGTTACAGCCGCGTGCTGTTCGAGCGTTTCGGCAGCCGCGTGAAGTACTGGCTGACGTTCAACGAGATCAACTCGGTCCTGCACGAGCCGTTCCTCTCCGGCGGCATTCCCACGCCGAAGGCCGAGCTGTCCGAGACGGACCTGTACCAAGCCATCCACCACGAGCTCGTCGCCTCGGCGCGCGTGACGAAGCTGGCCCGGGAGATCGCGCCTGGCGCGCAGCTTGGCTGCATGATCCTGGCCATGCCGGTGTACCCGTTGACCCCGTCTCCAGATGACGTGGTCAAGGCCATGGACACAGCTCACGGCAGCTACGCCTTTGGCGACATCCACGTTCGGGGCGCCTACCCCGGCTACCTGCTGCGCTACTTCCGCGACAACGGCATCGCGCTGGATATCACCGAGCAGGACCGCGAGGACCTCAAGAACACGGTGGACTTTGTCTCCTTCAGCTACTACATGAGCGTCTGCGAGACAGCCGATCCGGCTGCGCTCAAGGGTCCGGGCAACATCATGGGCGGCGTGCCCAACCCCACTTTGGAGGCTTCGGAGTGGGGCTGGCAAATTGATCCGCAGGGCCTGCGTGTGGTCATGAATGATTACTGGGAGCGCTGGCAGAAGCCGCTGTTCGTTGTGGAGAACGGCATTGGCGCCAAGGATGTGCTCGTGGAGGTCGATGGCGTTAAGACGGTGGAAGATGACTACCGCATTGACTACATGAACGATCACCTGGTGCAGGTCCGCGAGGCTATTGCCGACGGCGCCGAGGTCATGGGGTACACGTCTTGGGGCTGCATCGATGTTGTCAGCGCCTCCACCGCGCAGCTGAGCAAGCGCTACGGATTCGTCTATGTGGACCGCAACGACGACGGATCGGGAACCCTCAATAGGTACCCGAAGAAGTCCTTCGAGTGGTACAAGAATGTCATTTCCAGCAACGGCGCAACGCTAAGCTAG
- a CDS encoding PRD domain-containing protein, producing MEILRVFNNNVVLARETSGDGREVILTGRGLGFQAKPGQSIDPTAVIRTFVPEDGRSPDSLGAMVASLSPEILALADKALDAGRTEMDIRRSAVLTVALADHLSFAIKRLQNGIEFEYPLQAEVSHLYPAELRAARRILAYVNATLDSPLSDGEAVSITMHLVNAGFTAGDLSFTYQMTGVFAQLFDVLEQATGRPIDRETVNSARFITHLRYFFVRAASGEQLEEGAGKLGSAIRDSYPEAYSTALKLQSVLELRLGDPMTEDEATYLTLHVARLMDENRD from the coding sequence ATGGAAATCCTGCGTGTGTTCAACAACAACGTTGTCCTTGCCCGCGAAACCAGCGGTGACGGCCGCGAGGTGATCCTGACCGGTCGCGGGCTGGGGTTTCAGGCCAAGCCTGGCCAAAGCATTGATCCGACGGCGGTGATCCGCACTTTCGTGCCCGAAGACGGCCGTAGCCCAGACTCCTTGGGCGCCATGGTGGCATCACTCTCGCCGGAAATTCTTGCCCTCGCAGACAAAGCTTTGGACGCCGGACGCACTGAAATGGACATCCGCCGCAGCGCTGTCCTGACGGTTGCCCTGGCAGATCACCTCAGCTTTGCCATCAAGCGATTGCAGAACGGCATTGAATTCGAGTACCCACTCCAGGCTGAGGTCTCGCACCTGTACCCCGCGGAACTACGGGCAGCCCGGCGGATTCTGGCGTACGTCAACGCCACCCTCGATTCGCCACTGTCTGATGGGGAGGCCGTCTCGATCACTATGCATCTGGTCAATGCCGGATTCACCGCAGGAGACTTGTCATTCACCTACCAAATGACAGGTGTTTTTGCCCAGCTCTTCGACGTTCTGGAGCAAGCCACCGGCCGGCCCATTGACCGCGAAACCGTCAATTCCGCCCGCTTCATCACCCACCTGCGCTATTTCTTTGTGCGGGCCGCCTCTGGAGAACAGCTGGAGGAAGGCGCCGGCAAGCTGGGCTCTGCCATTCGGGATTCCTACCCGGAGGCCTACTCCACAGCCCTCAAACTTCAAAGCGTCCTGGAGCTCCGGCTTGGCGACCCCATGACAGAAGACGAGGCCACCTACCTGACGCTCCACGTTGCCCGGCTCATGGATGAAAACCGGGACTAA
- a CDS encoding MMPL family transporter: protein MSTAEKTAKRGEHKGEHKAPRKIAKWVRILLPTLLIVGWLAGAAVGGPYFGRVSEVSSNDQTTYLPSSADATQVQKILSEFRASDEIPAIVVFAGKDKLTPEQIASISSEVKALTDIAGVSKDISPAIPSEDGKALQAFVPVQADSEIGDVVAEIGDTLRSTAPDGVSVHVTGPAGLTADLVAGFAGIDGILLGVALLAVFIILICVYRSLLLPVAVLATSMFALCVALLSVWWMAKAGIFMLSGQTQGILFILVIGAATDYSLLYVSRYREELRMTRDKWSASIQAIKKSAEPIAASGGTVIVGLLCLLFSDLKSNSSLGPVAAVGIVFAMLSALTLLPALLFAFGRASFWPRRPKYEPEVVAAEHGMATKGIWVKLARGIKKRPRTIWIVTSLILIVGAMGATQLNANGVPQSDLVLGASEARDGQVVLGEHFPGGTGSPVLVVVPKAELQETANVLLGMDGVDGVTVVAADSPSGAATVTAEGIQAMGAPGTPAPEATVVNGDIMIQGTLVSAADSDAAADVVRTLRDNLANTVPDALVGGVTATAIDTNDASIHDRNLIIPVVLGVILLILMLLLRSVLAPVILILTTVLSFGTALGVAALVFNGVFKFPGADPAVPLFGFIFLVALGIDYNIFLMTRVREESLKHGTREGIMRGLVITGGVITSAGLVLAATFSALAVIPILFLAQIAFIVAFGVLLDTFVVRSVLVPALTYDIGKKIWWPSKLARMTDEEVAKAEAASNLAEDEAAAKEANHEKAMLAGK from the coding sequence ATGAGCACTGCGGAGAAAACTGCCAAGCGGGGCGAGCACAAAGGCGAGCACAAAGCGCCGCGCAAAATCGCCAAATGGGTGCGCATTCTTTTGCCTACACTCCTTATTGTGGGCTGGCTGGCAGGGGCTGCTGTTGGTGGGCCGTACTTTGGGCGGGTCAGTGAGGTTTCCTCCAACGACCAGACCACATACTTGCCGTCCTCCGCTGATGCCACTCAAGTGCAGAAGATTTTGAGCGAATTCCGCGCTTCGGATGAAATCCCGGCCATTGTGGTCTTCGCTGGAAAAGACAAGCTCACCCCCGAGCAAATTGCCAGCATCTCTTCCGAAGTTAAGGCACTGACGGATATTGCCGGGGTGTCAAAGGACATCTCCCCGGCCATTCCTTCCGAGGATGGCAAGGCTCTGCAGGCATTCGTTCCCGTCCAGGCAGACTCCGAAATTGGTGACGTGGTGGCCGAGATTGGTGACACGCTGCGCTCCACGGCGCCCGACGGCGTGAGTGTTCACGTCACCGGGCCTGCCGGACTCACAGCCGACCTCGTTGCGGGCTTCGCCGGAATTGACGGCATTCTCTTGGGCGTGGCGCTGCTTGCCGTTTTTATCATTCTGATCTGTGTTTACCGTTCCCTCTTGCTCCCCGTAGCGGTGTTGGCGACCAGCATGTTTGCCTTGTGTGTTGCCCTCTTGAGCGTCTGGTGGATGGCGAAGGCTGGCATTTTCATGCTGAGTGGCCAGACGCAAGGCATTTTGTTCATCCTGGTGATTGGTGCGGCAACGGACTATTCCCTCCTCTATGTGTCTCGCTACCGTGAAGAGCTCCGTATGACCAGAGACAAATGGTCTGCCAGCATCCAGGCCATCAAGAAGTCCGCTGAGCCCATCGCAGCCTCCGGAGGAACTGTCATTGTTGGCCTGCTCTGCCTGTTGTTCAGCGACTTGAAGTCAAATAGTTCGCTGGGCCCTGTGGCGGCCGTTGGTATTGTCTTCGCCATGCTCTCGGCGCTCACATTGCTGCCCGCGCTGCTGTTCGCATTCGGCCGGGCTTCCTTCTGGCCGCGCCGCCCGAAGTATGAACCGGAAGTTGTTGCTGCCGAGCATGGCATGGCAACCAAGGGCATCTGGGTCAAGCTGGCTCGTGGCATCAAAAAGCGTCCGCGCACCATCTGGATCGTCACCTCCTTGATCCTGATTGTGGGCGCCATGGGTGCCACTCAGCTCAATGCCAATGGCGTGCCCCAATCCGATTTGGTGTTGGGCGCCTCCGAAGCCCGCGACGGTCAAGTGGTTCTGGGCGAGCACTTCCCCGGTGGTACCGGTAGCCCGGTGCTGGTTGTTGTACCCAAGGCTGAACTTCAGGAAACTGCCAACGTGTTGCTGGGCATGGACGGTGTGGACGGTGTAACTGTTGTAGCGGCTGACTCGCCGAGTGGCGCCGCGACGGTGACCGCCGAGGGGATCCAGGCCATGGGCGCTCCGGGCACCCCCGCTCCGGAAGCTACGGTGGTCAACGGAGACATCATGATTCAGGGAACGCTGGTCTCAGCGGCAGATTCTGACGCCGCGGCCGACGTCGTCCGTACTTTGCGCGACAACCTCGCCAACACTGTGCCAGATGCGCTGGTTGGTGGTGTCACGGCGACGGCCATTGATACGAACGATGCCTCAATTCACGATCGCAACTTGATCATTCCCGTGGTGCTCGGAGTGATTCTGCTGATCCTTATGTTGCTGCTGCGCTCCGTGCTGGCTCCGGTCATCTTGATCCTGACCACGGTCCTGTCCTTTGGAACCGCGCTAGGTGTTGCGGCGCTGGTCTTCAATGGCGTGTTCAAGTTCCCAGGTGCCGATCCTGCGGTTCCCTTGTTCGGCTTCATTTTCCTGGTGGCGTTGGGCATCGATTACAACATTTTCCTGATGACACGCGTGCGGGAAGAATCGCTCAAACACGGGACTCGCGAAGGCATTATGCGGGGGCTGGTGATCACCGGCGGTGTCATTACCTCGGCCGGTCTGGTTCTTGCCGCCACGTTCTCGGCCCTGGCCGTCATCCCCATTCTGTTCTTGGCGCAGATTGCCTTCATCGTGGCCTTCGGTGTCTTGCTCGATACCTTCGTGGTGCGCTCGGTGCTGGTTCCGGCGCTCACTTACGATATTGGCAAGAAAATTTGGTGGCCGTCCAAGTTGGCCCGCATGACTGACGAAGAAGTGGCCAAAGCTGAGGCGGCGTCAAACCTCGCCGAGGATGAAGCCGCGGCAAAGGAAGCCAACCATGAGAAGGCGATGCTCGCCGGGAAGTAG
- a CDS encoding MarR family winged helix-turn-helix transcriptional regulator yields the protein MESTEAANTALPPSIYDVDASDPASKLVDRSAMDPEDVRQIGSVMAALGRLREAEQLLSDASLKYMKLNQTDMRALHYLIVAANTGTVTTPGAIAAHLKISTASTTKLLDRLERAGHITRSPHPSDRRALAIAITDVTRESAMNTVGRQQAKRFYSAARLNSAEREVVIRFLDDMAEQLSIKNLQWAQPEATAG from the coding sequence ATGGAAAGTACCGAGGCAGCAAACACAGCGTTGCCGCCGAGCATTTACGACGTCGATGCCAGCGACCCCGCGAGCAAGCTTGTGGATCGCTCCGCCATGGACCCCGAGGATGTGCGTCAGATCGGTTCGGTGATGGCCGCACTGGGCCGCTTGCGCGAAGCGGAGCAGCTGCTTTCCGACGCGTCGTTGAAGTACATGAAGCTGAATCAGACGGACATGCGCGCACTGCATTACCTCATTGTTGCCGCCAACACGGGCACTGTCACCACCCCGGGCGCCATTGCCGCCCACCTGAAAATTTCGACGGCGTCCACCACCAAATTGCTGGACCGTCTAGAGCGGGCGGGGCACATCACCCGCTCACCGCATCCCAGCGATCGTCGGGCCTTGGCCATTGCCATCACCGATGTGACTCGCGAATCAGCCATGAACACGGTGGGCCGCCAGCAAGCCAAGCGCTTTTATTCGGCCGCCCGGCTCAACTCCGCCGAGCGTGAAGTGGTGATCCGTTTCCTCGATGACATGGCGGAGCAACTCTCCATCAAGAACCTGCAGTGGGCCCAGCCGGAAGCAACTGCGGGCTAA
- the glsA gene encoding glutaminase A, translating to MFAADVQNVPQEAFTGYLPTKDRVDDLVAQAHQRYAGHTDGTVADYIPILAEANPNWFGLALVGINGSTHLAGDVDVHFSIQSISKAFVFALVCESIGHEAVHERIGVNNTGLAFNSVIAVELNNGSPMNSMVNAGAIATTAMMPGDTAEEQWGAVRSGLSRFAGRQLEIDDGVYLSEMRTNKRNRSIAGLLDSYGRLEKDPLETVDVYTRQCALSVTARDLAVMGATLADGGVNPVTGERVVSADVARDTLSLLASCGMYEKSGEWLFEIGLPAKSGVTGGIISISPGKGALATFSPPLDSAGNSVRGQRACAFLSRALGLNLFASSAHVSHQDGSLTHS from the coding sequence GTGTTTGCAGCAGATGTCCAAAACGTTCCCCAGGAAGCATTCACCGGCTATCTGCCCACAAAGGATCGGGTGGATGATCTCGTGGCCCAAGCCCACCAACGCTACGCCGGCCACACAGACGGGACGGTGGCCGACTACATTCCCATCCTTGCCGAAGCCAATCCGAACTGGTTTGGTCTGGCCCTGGTGGGGATCAATGGCAGCACCCACCTGGCCGGCGACGTGGATGTGCACTTCTCCATTCAGTCCATTTCAAAGGCCTTTGTCTTTGCCTTGGTGTGTGAGTCGATCGGGCATGAGGCGGTCCATGAGCGCATTGGCGTGAACAACACTGGCCTGGCCTTCAACTCCGTCATTGCCGTGGAGCTCAATAATGGCAGTCCCATGAACTCCATGGTCAATGCCGGCGCCATCGCCACCACAGCCATGATGCCTGGTGATACTGCGGAGGAACAGTGGGGAGCCGTGCGCTCGGGCCTCTCCCGTTTCGCCGGGCGTCAGTTGGAGATTGACGACGGCGTCTACCTCTCGGAAATGCGCACCAACAAACGCAACCGCTCGATTGCTGGCCTGCTCGACAGTTATGGCCGCCTCGAGAAGGATCCGCTGGAAACCGTCGATGTCTACACCCGGCAGTGCGCCCTGTCGGTGACGGCGAGGGATCTTGCCGTGATGGGTGCGACCCTGGCCGACGGGGGAGTGAACCCTGTGACCGGTGAGCGAGTGGTCTCGGCGGATGTCGCCCGAGACACGCTGTCTCTTTTGGCCTCCTGCGGGATGTATGAGAAATCCGGCGAATGGCTGTTTGAAATTGGGCTGCCAGCCAAATCCGGTGTTACCGGCGGCATTATCTCGATCTCGCCCGGCAAGGGAGCCCTCGCCACGTTCTCACCACCACTGGACTCGGCTGGCAACAGCGTCCGCGGCCAACGGGCCTGCGCCTTCCTATCCCGCGCCTTGGGCCTGAACTTGTTTGCCTCCAGCGCTCACGTTTCTCATCAGGATGGATCTCTCACTCACAGCTGA
- a CDS encoding DUF1801 domain-containing protein — MVNTTFSKEEKAAMRAAAAEAKAAKAGADMEATCLAAIADMTGTDHELAQTLHSLVQENTSLGAKTWYGMPAYTNADGKVVVFFQAAAKFKVRYATIGFQPDAQLDDGNFWPNAYAVTKLTAADQKKLVALLKKAVG; from the coding sequence ATGGTCAACACCACCTTTAGTAAAGAGGAAAAGGCAGCGATGCGAGCCGCTGCAGCCGAGGCCAAGGCCGCCAAGGCTGGGGCGGACATGGAGGCTACGTGTTTGGCTGCCATCGCGGACATGACCGGCACGGATCACGAGCTGGCGCAGACTCTGCACAGCCTGGTTCAAGAAAACACCTCCTTGGGCGCAAAGACTTGGTACGGCATGCCCGCTTACACGAACGCCGACGGCAAGGTGGTGGTGTTCTTCCAGGCCGCGGCTAAGTTCAAGGTCAGGTATGCCACCATTGGTTTCCAGCCCGATGCGCAACTGGACGACGGCAACTTCTGGCCCAACGCCTACGCCGTGACGAAGTTGACCGCCGCCGATCAGAAGAAGCTCGTGGCGTTGCTGAAGAAGGCGGTTGGCTAA
- a CDS encoding D-arabinono-1,4-lactone oxidase, with protein MTLQQTPVNAPESNWAGNHHYRATVIHHPESEAQVQALVRGASSVQALGSRHSFNAIADTDGIQICLDKLPVAVRIDPEAMTVTVGGGSTYGALAVELAAHGFGLANLASLPHISVAGAIATATHGSGDDNANLAADVVGLRLVDGTGEVRSVSRAETGDFPGYVVGLGALGIVTEVTLSIVPAYSVAQHVYLGLDWDAVLADYDAVTGRAYSVSLFTDWSGESVGQAWFKQKIGDGRTSDYPAELLGGTAATDGVHPLPGVSAVNCTQQLGVAGPWQDRLSHFRMEFMPSAGEEIQTEYLIDRAHAVPAIQALRALSAVITPLLQVGEIRSIAADDLWLSTAQGRDSVAFHFTWFRDQAAVEAVVKVVEEALAPFDARPHWGKVFDADASSLAPLYPRFDDFKALAQRLDPEGKFRNEFLQRVVFGA; from the coding sequence ATGACCCTGCAGCAGACACCAGTCAACGCCCCAGAGAGTAATTGGGCAGGCAACCACCACTACCGGGCCACAGTGATTCATCACCCGGAATCGGAAGCCCAGGTGCAGGCTCTGGTACGCGGCGCCAGCTCGGTTCAAGCACTGGGTTCCAGACACTCCTTCAATGCCATTGCCGACACCGACGGTATCCAGATCTGCTTGGACAAGTTGCCCGTTGCCGTCCGCATTGACCCAGAGGCCATGACAGTTACCGTTGGCGGCGGCAGTACATATGGTGCGCTGGCTGTGGAGCTGGCAGCTCACGGATTCGGACTGGCAAACTTGGCCTCCTTGCCTCACATTTCAGTGGCCGGCGCCATCGCCACGGCCACCCACGGTTCCGGAGATGACAACGCAAACCTGGCGGCCGACGTCGTAGGTCTGCGCTTGGTGGACGGCACAGGCGAGGTTCGTTCCGTGAGCCGCGCCGAGACGGGAGACTTTCCCGGATACGTGGTGGGTCTGGGTGCGCTGGGCATCGTGACCGAGGTGACGCTGAGCATTGTGCCCGCGTACTCGGTGGCCCAGCACGTCTATCTTGGCCTCGATTGGGACGCGGTGCTGGCGGATTACGATGCCGTCACCGGGCGGGCGTACTCGGTCAGCCTGTTCACCGACTGGAGCGGTGAGAGCGTTGGCCAAGCCTGGTTCAAGCAGAAAATTGGCGACGGCCGCACCAGTGATTACCCCGCAGAATTACTGGGCGGGACCGCAGCTACTGATGGGGTGCACCCGCTGCCGGGAGTTTCGGCCGTGAACTGCACACAGCAGCTGGGTGTGGCAGGGCCGTGGCAGGATCGGCTCTCGCATTTCCGGATGGAGTTCATGCCTAGTGCCGGCGAGGAGATCCAGACCGAATATCTCATCGATAGGGCCCACGCCGTTCCTGCGATCCAGGCCCTGCGCGCCCTCAGCGCCGTGATTACCCCGCTGCTGCAGGTGGGCGAGATCCGCTCCATCGCAGCCGATGACCTCTGGCTCAGCACCGCTCAGGGGCGCGACAGTGTGGCCTTCCACTTCACCTGGTTCCGTGATCAGGCCGCTGTTGAAGCTGTGGTGAAGGTAGTCGAGGAAGCGCTGGCTCCGTTTGATGCCCGGCCGCACTGGGGCAAAGTGTTCGACGCCGATGCCTCCTCGCTGGCGCCGCTCTACCCGCGCTTTGACGACTTCAAGGCGCTGGCGCAGCGGTTGGATCCCGAGGGGAAGTTCCGTAACGAGTTCTTGCAGCGGGTGGTGTTTGGGGCGTAG
- a CDS encoding putative quinol monooxygenase has protein sequence MIFIVVKFHVKPDWAQRWPDLTRTFTEATRAEPGNLWFDWSRSLDNPNEYTLVEAFQDAAAADHVGSDHFKQAMKDMAPALVDTPRIISRQIDGDAWDRMGELEIS, from the coding sequence TTGATCTTCATCGTCGTAAAATTCCACGTCAAGCCCGACTGGGCACAGCGCTGGCCCGATCTCACTCGCACCTTCACCGAGGCAACCCGTGCCGAGCCTGGGAATCTTTGGTTTGATTGGTCGCGCAGTCTAGACAATCCCAATGAGTACACTCTCGTCGAGGCTTTCCAGGACGCCGCCGCCGCAGACCACGTCGGAAGCGACCACTTTAAGCAAGCCATGAAAGATATGGCACCGGCACTTGTCGACACTCCCCGGATCATCAGCCGGCAGATCGACGGCGACGCCTGGGACCGCATGGGAGAGCTCGAGATCTCCTAA